In Propionicimonas paludicola, a single window of DNA contains:
- a CDS encoding helix-turn-helix transcriptional regulator, translating into MKTDEVDPFAMHAVPRQRYFGSVDPSPAGDQLLGEASRLWSRITETSYRFLREALGARGPALDWLQYQLWLVSVGVAEPPAADGSLRVREPLTEGDTAEAAAAALLDHWLIERDPELAVDALCWARIRQDWTRMAEIWSAMIPSANWREPRVLTMLSKLPEQARREAPMLTVAWALAQADGLGQPAWERQVSRGLLADGLSLHAYWRDLTDPNAALLGAALWMSTQRIVPGVSSAAALDLAWAAHDDAARMIEGQRGSEAAPSRRAEAIFRAASAQVALARGELEQCVAEAERAAALDPAASAWICDGTGALAKELTGVAGEGSAQHRGELSHMAHQRGLLAEDATAGFVADALRSLRRLDRAAVDDALQTFSKMTPGGAMWTFAVYLKAMHGALWGEPAKSLAALDAAKTSHGLSSAEQNEPLGSLLLSRARIALLDRLGADSAALEAAHGQDPRWRWLPEARSLLWAGRYDAARRAADSGIFAEGTRLGDRVGLRAVRAGALLLDPATDKEVAIEAVLEAVAECVEHQTLMPLGMLPASVRSAMLAAFRAHRRSQLDRASVDSFLAALDGLVPVGEVVTAPVRLTRREKELLPLLAGADAIPEIAARLQVSPHTVRKQVVNLRRKFGAKSRSELIRQARDQGMV; encoded by the coding sequence ATGAAGACGGACGAAGTCGACCCTTTCGCCATGCATGCGGTTCCACGTCAGCGTTACTTCGGCAGCGTTGATCCGAGCCCGGCGGGTGATCAGCTACTCGGTGAGGCCAGTCGGCTCTGGTCGCGGATCACCGAGACCAGCTACCGGTTCCTGCGGGAGGCTCTTGGAGCGCGCGGGCCGGCGCTGGACTGGCTGCAGTATCAGCTGTGGCTGGTGTCAGTCGGAGTCGCTGAACCGCCGGCTGCCGACGGCTCACTGCGGGTGCGTGAGCCGCTGACCGAGGGCGACACCGCTGAGGCTGCAGCAGCCGCGCTGCTGGACCACTGGCTGATCGAACGCGACCCCGAGCTGGCGGTGGACGCGCTGTGCTGGGCGCGGATCCGGCAGGACTGGACCCGGATGGCGGAGATCTGGTCGGCGATGATTCCGTCCGCCAACTGGCGAGAGCCACGGGTGCTGACGATGCTGTCCAAGTTGCCCGAGCAGGCGCGTCGGGAAGCCCCGATGCTCACCGTCGCCTGGGCGCTGGCGCAGGCGGACGGTCTGGGCCAGCCGGCGTGGGAGCGCCAGGTGTCTCGCGGGCTCCTGGCCGACGGCCTGTCGCTACATGCCTACTGGCGTGACCTGACTGACCCCAACGCCGCGCTGCTGGGTGCCGCATTGTGGATGAGTACGCAGCGGATCGTGCCGGGGGTGAGCTCGGCGGCCGCGCTCGACCTTGCCTGGGCGGCTCACGATGACGCGGCCCGCATGATCGAAGGCCAGCGCGGCAGCGAGGCGGCCCCGAGTCGGCGAGCGGAGGCGATCTTCCGGGCTGCCTCGGCCCAGGTCGCCCTGGCTCGCGGTGAACTGGAGCAGTGCGTCGCCGAGGCGGAGCGGGCGGCGGCTCTGGATCCCGCGGCGTCCGCCTGGATCTGTGATGGCACCGGTGCGTTGGCCAAGGAGCTGACCGGCGTGGCCGGGGAAGGCTCGGCGCAGCATCGTGGCGAGCTGTCACACATGGCTCATCAGCGCGGGCTGTTGGCCGAGGACGCCACCGCCGGCTTCGTGGCCGACGCTCTGCGGTCGCTACGGCGGCTGGATCGAGCGGCGGTCGACGATGCCCTGCAGACGTTCAGCAAGATGACTCCGGGCGGCGCGATGTGGACCTTCGCGGTCTATCTGAAAGCGATGCACGGGGCACTGTGGGGCGAGCCGGCCAAGTCGCTGGCCGCCTTGGACGCCGCCAAGACCAGCCACGGTCTGTCCTCGGCCGAGCAGAACGAGCCGCTCGGTTCGCTGCTGCTGTCCCGGGCCCGAATCGCGCTCCTGGACCGGCTCGGTGCCGACTCGGCGGCGCTGGAGGCTGCTCACGGGCAGGACCCGCGCTGGCGGTGGCTGCCGGAGGCGCGCTCGCTGCTCTGGGCTGGACGCTACGACGCCGCGCGCCGGGCTGCCGACTCCGGGATCTTCGCTGAGGGGACGCGGCTGGGGGATCGGGTAGGTCTCCGGGCCGTGCGTGCCGGAGCCCTCTTGCTGGATCCGGCCACCGACAAGGAGGTCGCGATCGAGGCGGTCCTGGAAGCGGTCGCCGAATGTGTGGAGCACCAGACCCTGATGCCGCTGGGCATGCTTCCGGCCAGCGTCCGGTCGGCGATGCTGGCGGCCTTCCGGGCCCACCGGCGCTCGCAGCTGGATCGCGCCTCCGTGGACAGCTTCCTGGCGGCCTTGGACGGGCTGGTGCCGGTCGGAGAGGTGGTCACCGCCCCGGTCCGGCTCACTCGACGCGAGAAGGAACTGCTCCCGCTGCTGGCCGGCGCCGATGCGATTCCCGAGATCGCGGCCCGCTTGCAGGTCTCGCCGCACACCGTGCGCAAGCAGGTGGTGAACCTGCGCCGGAAGTTCGGCGCGAAGAGCCGCAGTGAGCTGATTCGTCAGGCCCGCGACCAGGGCATGGTCTAG
- a CDS encoding TetR/AcrR family transcriptional regulator, with protein MPDSALARVNWEHLPLRRVPSQARSRDKVIRALKAADEIVAADGAAAVNLSSVAERAGVSVGALYQYLPDRDAILAALSWRYHARLEALLDEVVADARRRPPTSNPVGYVIDAVAEIYREEASARSLRGSAGLPSFDEQRQAHRARMAAKVAELLQVAGITSSGRKPTPMIAAVAFTTADALLHEAFAAAEPERSQILEELRLVARGYLQARADD; from the coding sequence ATGCCGGATTCGGCCCTCGCAAGAGTGAACTGGGAGCACCTGCCACTGCGCCGGGTGCCGAGTCAGGCGCGCTCGCGCGACAAGGTGATTCGCGCCCTGAAGGCGGCCGACGAGATCGTCGCCGCCGACGGCGCGGCAGCGGTGAACCTGTCCAGCGTTGCCGAGCGGGCCGGGGTCAGCGTCGGAGCGCTCTACCAGTATCTGCCCGACCGGGACGCGATCCTGGCTGCGCTGAGCTGGCGCTACCACGCCCGACTCGAGGCACTGCTGGACGAGGTGGTGGCCGATGCGCGGCGCCGTCCGCCCACTTCGAACCCGGTGGGCTACGTGATCGACGCGGTGGCCGAGATCTACCGCGAAGAGGCCTCGGCGCGCTCACTGCGTGGTTCGGCCGGACTCCCCTCCTTCGATGAACAGCGCCAGGCCCACCGAGCCCGGATGGCCGCCAAGGTGGCCGAGCTGCTGCAGGTGGCCGGGATCACCTCGTCGGGACGAAAGCCGACCCCGATGATCGCCGCTGTGGCCTTCACCACTGCGGACGCCCTGCTGCACGAAGCCTTCGCCGCTGCCGAGCCCGAGCGATCCCAGATCCTCGAGGAGCTCCGGCTCGTCGCCCGCGGCTACCTTCAGGCCCGCGCGGACGATTGA
- a CDS encoding helix-turn-helix transcriptional regulator, with protein MRAFEAERAEGSQTRLPLVHRLATPAVAEWCELWQGLGAPDWFSRIALAESLTEGLFRMAAESTGSRVSSAELAELYRHLEEAGFLADGPEPKLVAAVRDSMLVELEGRYDGLSRPRREMLRAGLRLGLPDTIPQLALWAADEADWGALERILLTEPGLVRWDLRLQRAVHTLASSERQAHPILSASVALLAALDVERNQLSIAELVGELIKEGAALHSGWADHQDVNAALVAGSFWMLTQACATSALADPGRTAAAATRRAIEERILQANREHHPPFAYAVAIFHLCSAALATAVGRWTEVARQSELVLLLSPRCSLLGVIGASLLAASGFFNGNAGQRTRGELYIADHTGHRCQAAASLAELLHLSKAFAGIHQLDKAEVMVELAALERRQAQHWFDQSLLMACTRAYAGILWQEPEAALAAFDAALGGARPDEVDPVQLRTRAELLINLGEVDLAATMLAAITDAGARFLTLAPAARLHLCAGDLEQARVLAEEGLHAAQLSLADRAALQALKAAVGILNEDDDAEIEQSILAACLISREARSLLPVALLPKGLLTTVLERHVDHPFSGECYLRERLVPAKLADLRPGYRAAGPLMRLTPREKVLLPLLATSASLREIAAQLYVSVNTVRKQVVTLREKFNARTREELVSRAIEKGLLSASGVDPR; from the coding sequence GTGAGAGCGTTTGAAGCGGAGCGCGCCGAGGGAAGTCAGACTCGGCTGCCGCTGGTGCATCGGCTTGCGACGCCCGCAGTCGCGGAGTGGTGTGAGCTGTGGCAGGGGCTGGGTGCTCCGGACTGGTTCAGCCGGATCGCCTTGGCCGAAAGCTTGACCGAGGGCCTGTTCCGGATGGCCGCGGAGAGTACCGGCAGTCGGGTGTCGAGTGCGGAGTTGGCTGAGCTCTACCGCCATCTTGAGGAGGCCGGGTTCCTGGCCGACGGTCCGGAGCCGAAGCTGGTCGCGGCTGTCCGCGACTCGATGCTGGTCGAACTGGAAGGACGCTACGACGGCCTTTCCCGGCCCCGACGCGAGATGTTGCGGGCCGGATTGCGACTCGGGCTGCCCGACACCATCCCGCAGCTGGCGCTCTGGGCGGCCGATGAGGCTGACTGGGGTGCACTGGAGCGAATCCTGCTCACCGAGCCCGGCTTGGTGCGCTGGGATCTTCGCCTGCAGCGGGCGGTGCACACCTTGGCCAGCTCGGAGCGCCAGGCCCACCCGATCCTGAGCGCCTCGGTGGCCTTGCTGGCCGCCCTGGACGTTGAGCGGAACCAGTTGTCGATCGCCGAGCTGGTCGGGGAACTGATCAAGGAGGGAGCGGCCCTTCACTCGGGTTGGGCCGACCATCAGGACGTGAATGCCGCCCTGGTCGCGGGGAGCTTCTGGATGCTGACCCAGGCGTGCGCCACCTCGGCCCTGGCCGATCCTGGACGAACGGCCGCGGCGGCGACCAGGCGCGCCATCGAGGAGCGGATCCTGCAGGCCAACCGCGAGCATCATCCGCCCTTCGCGTACGCGGTGGCCATCTTCCATCTCTGCTCGGCGGCGTTGGCGACCGCGGTGGGACGCTGGACGGAGGTCGCCCGGCAGAGCGAGTTGGTCCTGCTGCTCAGTCCTCGGTGCAGCCTGCTCGGGGTGATCGGAGCGAGCCTGCTGGCTGCGTCCGGCTTCTTCAACGGAAATGCCGGGCAGCGGACTCGTGGCGAGCTGTACATCGCCGACCACACCGGACACCGGTGCCAGGCAGCCGCCTCGCTGGCCGAGTTGCTGCACCTGTCGAAGGCCTTCGCCGGGATTCACCAGCTCGACAAAGCCGAGGTGATGGTCGAGCTCGCCGCCCTGGAACGGCGTCAGGCGCAGCACTGGTTCGATCAGTCGCTGCTGATGGCCTGCACTCGGGCCTATGCCGGCATCCTGTGGCAGGAGCCGGAGGCGGCCCTGGCCGCGTTCGATGCGGCCCTGGGCGGAGCTAGGCCGGACGAGGTGGACCCGGTCCAGTTGCGCACCCGGGCTGAACTGCTGATCAACCTCGGCGAGGTGGACCTGGCTGCGACCATGCTTGCTGCCATCACCGACGCCGGCGCCCGGTTCCTCACGCTGGCCCCGGCGGCCCGGCTGCATCTGTGCGCCGGCGATCTGGAGCAGGCCAGGGTGTTGGCCGAGGAAGGGCTGCATGCGGCCCAGCTGTCGTTGGCCGACCGTGCGGCCCTGCAGGCGCTGAAGGCGGCAGTCGGAATCCTCAACGAGGACGACGACGCCGAGATCGAGCAATCGATCCTGGCGGCCTGCCTGATTTCTCGCGAAGCCCGGAGCCTGCTGCCGGTGGCGCTGCTGCCCAAGGGCCTGCTCACCACAGTGCTGGAACGCCACGTCGATCATCCCTTCTCGGGGGAGTGCTATCTGCGTGAGCGGCTGGTGCCGGCCAAGCTGGCTGATCTCCGTCCGGGCTATCGGGCGGCCGGGCCGCTGATGCGGCTCACCCCGCGGGAGAAGGTGTTGTTGCCGCTGCTGGCCACGTCCGCCTCACTGCGCGAGATCGCCGCTCAGCTCTACGTCTCGGTGAACACCGTGCGCAAGCAGGTGGTCACGCTGCGGGAGAAGTTCAACGCTCGGACCCGCGAGGAGCTGGTTTCCCGGGCAATCGAGAAGGGTCTGCTTTCCGCCTCTGGCGTAGATCCGAGGTAG
- the mmsB gene encoding multiple monosaccharide ABC transporter permease, with amino-acid sequence MSTVTPSAPATGEKTKNNRNMAVDFRQYGILAALVVIILLFEVLTGGRLLLPGNVNNLIQQNSYVLILAIGMVMVIIAGHIDLSVGSVVAMVGAIAALAMSEWHLPWWIAVIISLLVGALVGAWQGFWVAYVGVPAFIATLAGQLLFRGLTLIFLHGGTIGGLPAEFVAIGAGWLPSWLGTIGTTDVLTMALAILACALLVFFQSQARSNRKKLTLPVEPALSFWGKLVVAVLAILGIAWQLANYSGTPIILILLAVLILGYDFLLNRSVFGRHIYAMGGNLFAAIMSGVKTKRVNFALFVNIGILAALAGVVSTARAGSAVASAGKDYELDAIAAVFIGGAAVQGGVGTVTGAMIGGLVMGVLNMGLSILSVDAAWQMAIKGLVLLLAVAFDLINKRRG; translated from the coding sequence ATGAGCACCGTTACCCCGAGCGCCCCAGCGACGGGCGAAAAGACGAAGAACAACCGGAACATGGCCGTCGACTTCCGTCAGTACGGCATTCTGGCTGCGCTGGTCGTCATCATCTTGTTGTTCGAGGTGCTCACGGGTGGACGCCTGCTGTTGCCCGGCAACGTCAACAACTTGATCCAGCAGAACTCCTACGTGCTGATCCTGGCGATCGGCATGGTCATGGTGATCATCGCCGGTCACATCGACTTGTCGGTCGGCTCCGTGGTCGCCATGGTCGGCGCAATCGCCGCGTTGGCGATGAGTGAATGGCATCTGCCGTGGTGGATCGCCGTGATCATCTCGCTGCTGGTCGGTGCCCTGGTCGGCGCCTGGCAAGGCTTCTGGGTGGCCTACGTGGGAGTTCCGGCCTTCATCGCGACTCTTGCTGGCCAGTTGCTGTTCCGTGGCCTCACACTGATCTTCCTGCACGGTGGCACCATCGGAGGCCTGCCCGCCGAGTTCGTCGCCATCGGCGCCGGCTGGCTCCCCTCCTGGCTGGGCACAATCGGCACCACTGACGTGCTCACCATGGCCCTGGCCATTCTCGCGTGCGCTCTGCTGGTCTTCTTCCAGAGCCAGGCGCGGAGCAACCGCAAGAAGCTGACCCTCCCGGTCGAGCCGGCTCTGTCCTTCTGGGGCAAGCTGGTGGTGGCTGTGTTGGCGATTCTCGGTATTGCCTGGCAGTTGGCGAACTACTCCGGCACCCCGATCATCTTGATCCTGCTGGCCGTGCTGATCCTGGGCTATGACTTCCTGCTCAACCGGTCGGTGTTCGGACGCCACATCTATGCCATGGGCGGCAACCTGTTCGCCGCCATCATGAGCGGCGTCAAGACCAAGCGAGTGAACTTCGCCCTGTTCGTCAACATCGGCATCCTCGCCGCCCTGGCCGGCGTCGTCTCCACCGCCCGTGCCGGCAGCGCAGTCGCCTCCGCCGGCAAGGACTACGAGTTGGACGCCATCGCAGCCGTGTTCATCGGCGGCGCAGCCGTCCAAGGCGGCGTCGGTACCGTCACCGGAGCCATGATCGGCGGCCTGGTCATGGGCGTGCTCAACATGGGCCTGTCCATCCTCTCGGTCGACGCCGCCTGGCAGATGGCCATCAAGGGACTCGTCCTCCTCCTGGCCGTCGCCTTCGACCTCATCAACAAGCGCCGCGGGTGA